A genomic window from Pocillopora verrucosa isolate sample1 chromosome 7, ASM3666991v2, whole genome shotgun sequence includes:
- the LOC131775768 gene encoding TNF receptor-associated factor 4 isoform X1, protein MAAEQNVPQLGGYDYEFTGRVPHDYECLVCHLPMKDPVQIVQCGHKLCNICKESLFRLPSPLCPADRQPLSREQIFPDTACRRKILDLTVKCFHSGCLWTGELREVEEHQSNCLLKVVQCPNSRCTEKVTRQDMGNHMASECSWRIIYCGYCQKLIVFNQQKKHFDICQKFPVHCTNKCGLEEIPRGKLEFHIGEDCPATEVYCEFKKLGCDVKFPRSNTKAHLETHIEQHLNLALRSLETTQRQVKDQSQQIEQLMAKDKDLSQQIERLTAQVKVQDQHIKLLNSPPFVWKISNFQAAYEKALSGKENILTSTFYLSSNGYRLRIQIFSNAYRMRWFPDDFLSSTTYFSFYICVIPGEFDPLLSWPFKEKLRVTLINQNPCEDKEKDIWRVTDFGRVDLPIMRPLTEDNQSCHGVLGPIRADTLQSASFTLNDTIFIMVKKE, encoded by the exons ATGGCGGCGGAACAGAATGTTCCACAACTTGGCGGATATGATTACGAATTTACAGGCAGAGTTCCGCATGACTATGAATGTCTTGTGTGTCACTTACCGATGAAGGATCCAGTACAGATCGTACAATGTGGGCACAAGCTTTGTAACATTTGTAAAGAATCGCTTTTTCG ACTTCCTTCGCCATTGTGTCCGGCAGACAGGCAGCCATTGTCACGCGAGCAG ATATTTCCTGATACCGCCTGTCGTCGCAAAATCCTAGATCTGACGGTGAAATGTTTTCACTCTGGATGTCTATGGACAGGAGAGTTACGTGAAGTTGAG GAACATCAATCAAACTGCCTGTTAAAAGTGGTACAGTGTCCAAACTCAAGATGTACAGAGAAAGTCACTAGGCAGGACATGGGGAACCACATGGCATCTGAATGTTCTTGGAGGATAATATATTGTGGATATTGTCAAAAATTAATTGTCTTTAATCAACAAAAG AAACATTTCGATATCTGCCAAAAGTTCCCAGTTCATTGTACCAACAAGTGTGGCTTAGAAGAGATTCCACGAGGAAAG CTGGAATTTCATATTGGCGAGGATTGTCCTGCAACTGAGGTTTATTGCGAATTCAAGAAATTGGGATGCGACGTTAAG TTCCCAAGATCAAACACCAAAGCTCATTTGGAGACACACATTGAACAACACTTGAACTTGGCCCTTCGCAGCCTTGAGACCACTCAGCGTCAGGTTAAGGATCAGTCACAGCAGATTGAACAACTGATGGCCAAAGATAAAGATTTGTCACAGCAGATTGAACGACTGACTGCTCAGGTCAAAGTTCAAGATCAACATATTAAGCTCCTGAATAGTCCTCCATTTgtgtggaaaatttcaaatttccagGCTGCTTATGAGAAAGCATTGAGtggaaaggaaaacattttaacaagtacattttatctttcttcaaaCGGGTACAGACTGAGAATCCAAATTTTCTCTAATGCCTATAGGATGAGGTGGTTCCCAGACGATTTTTTGTCTAGTACAACATACTTTTCTTTCTATATTTGTGTTATTCCAGGAGAATTTGATCCGCTATTATCCTGGCCATTCAAGGAAAAGTTGCGAGTAACGTTGATCAATCAAAACCCGTGCGAGGATAAGGAGAAAGATATATGGCGCGTAACTGACTTTGGAAGGGTAGATTTGCCCATAATGAGGCCTCTTACTGAAGATAACCAAAGTTGCCATGGCGTGCTTGGCCCCATTCGTGCCGACACGTTACAATCTGCATCTTTCACACTGAACGATACAATTTTCATAATGGTGAAAAAAGAGTAG
- the LOC131775777 gene encoding pecanex-like protein 4, whose protein sequence is MGSMEGAGAPLLNDYKLEFFWKRFPQTLLGGLKLKLGYDAPFYVYLNQVLVFLVPFIFGGIFTLLAEFKIITDVYMNAYIYGGLVVVFVISTQLFSWLMRRNATSLAKFQKNLLSQDDEIDFVSCCGVETVEFTFPAKRFVVNMIIHAVISGVVCSLMFLYLLPANLAGLFSNTGATVVLYTLGWLTVCISQFSLSSSCPPELAIFRALDTLEIAPLMRPFYVVIFGIIGVLARHYSELVATDKVLHILFPFLPLLWILGILPPLDALFPWLAEQALVFGLGGSPLATDLRLLVMFIISSLVVVMATFISNSTAILIVSACFGFILSMDIFGLVLQAWVKINQGKTLKPLVTEWKMREILIFVVMLAITGALAAVSSHFSSDARLKIFDAFGVLFVVLLVLVKVLGDIQSVSIFFGLLRNPFYPASIESSREFKKRKNILKYIGLLRQVLLCYVVPLLQVAFLSLFLAPESATVSNFAVAIGTVRALRQVWQNTFNSLLEISVVYLTATALGSDVATWWGTAGLGLQLMLVGACRDRLQQLLNKISYMLTLTVTAWTLPKQHHKATIPILLALVILLPVVLAVLGAATILATPLLPLFCLPVFLVGFPRPLRSWPKAASTAAATCPDSVFYKQLTPQVVSTLGVTMAMGTLGNPSPGDHYLVRFQDRLIWVHVLECGYKFCTTVLKGLELQETSCHTVEATRVDDVFQDIFVHEGKWPLVSLNQHVANVLCPCDTLILNTYSDAKNVLTGVIDQPENLRRNSENFLKTLVWVLVNYCKDRKFEIPEQTSHQVSIDIAKQEVMMSVEVLPTPKPKEALLVRQTSQDDLDIPNVFMSSTDYQEPTTRVTSPKRRRSSSLPSLSDSVWSQESLKLDESQTSDRKRKQSGSVGGLHVKDEGIDDLDESFNLGGFPALDIGQASASKNKGSSEKLLKKVDPVFSDFNYDVLSYGATKRDAKAGASDYMKPVTFTSEHAHRLDLPHHWKFSIPVDKHNLDSLSEKFPDFWFRHVVKGLKFGNNSKGIAESILSDSTLISFYRQLTCACYAMVEVLGFPGSSAVAAGPGHVHKVYAGDVPWSIHVDWLEKETELKSLILKAYRYAFKLTYDEAVLGEVTSEDELVEYMTEYDRDWYLGSEIGHEWQLSIMDEKPFLFSLGRDKSKGTYTSRVLTKQEIMAPVGRLNGECVRGQWASLALELLYLTNDDEERYSIQAHPTLLRNLTIQAADPPLGYPVYSSGAVSVPIAVAPL, encoded by the exons ATGGGCTCTATGGAAGGTGCTGGGGCGCCTTTGCTGAACGACTACAAACTTGAATTCTTCTGGAAGCGTTTCCCGCAAACGCTGCTCGGTGGATTGAAGCTAAAACTCGGATACGATGCACCATTCTACGTTTACTTGAATCAAGTATTGGTGTTCTTGGTACCTTTCATTTTTGGAGGGATTTTTACACTTCTTGCTGAGTTCAAAATCATAACTGATGTGTACATGAATGCTTATATTTATGGAGGCCTTGTGGTCGTATTTGTAATAAGTACACAGCTTTTCAGCTGGTTAATGCGTCGAAATGCGACGAGTCTcgctaaatttcaaaagaacctcTTGTCTCAAGACGACGAGATTGACTTCGTTTCATGTTGCGGTGTCGAAACGGTGGAGTTTACTTTTCCCGCAAAGAGATTTGTTGTAAACATGATTATCCATGCGGTGATATCTGGGGTCGTATGTAgtttaatgtttttgtatcTTTTACCGGCGAACCTGGCTGGGTTGTTTTCAAACACGGGTGCTACAGTGGTTCTTTACACTCTAGGATGGTTAACAGTGTGTATTTCTCAGTTCTCTTTGAGTTCTTCATGCCCGCCCGAGTTGGCTATTTTTAGAGCTCTGGACACATTGGAAATCGCACCACTGATGAGACCATTTTATGTGGTGATATTTGGAATCATTGGAGTTTTGGCAAG aCATTACTCTGAGTTGGTGGCAACAGACAAGGTACTACATATCTTGTTTCCTTTTCTGCCCTTGCTATGGATTCTGGGTATCTTGCCTCCTCTGGATGCACTGTTTCCATGGTTGGCAGAGCAGGCACTGGTGTTTGGTCTTGGTGGCTCCCCATTAGCAACTGATTTGAG aTTACTGGTGATGTTTATCATCTCAAGTCTTGTGGTTGTCATGgcaacttttatttcaaattctacTGCCATTCTTATCGTGTCAGCTTGTTTTGGCTTCATCCTCAGTATGGACATCTTTGGCCTTGTTCTTCAAGCATGGgtcaaaataaatcaaggaaaaaCCTTGAAGCCATTAGTGACAGAATGGAAAATGAGAGAAATATTGATTTTTGTAGTAATGTTAGCAATAACAGGGGCTTTGGCAGCAGTTTCCAGCCATTTCTCATCAGATGCAAGGCTGAAGATATTTGATGCCTTTGGTGTTTTGTTCGTGGTGCTCTTGGTTCTTGTTAAAGTTCTAGGAGATATACAATCtgtgagcattttttttggtttgctcAGAAATCCATTTTATCCAGCAAGTATTGAGTCATCTAGAGagtttaagaaaagaaaaaatattctgaaatacATTGGTCTTCTGCGCCAAGTACTGCTTTGCTATG TTGTACCTTTGCTTCAAGTTGCCTTTCTCAGCTTGTTCCTTGCCCCAGAGAGCGCAACTGTTTCAAACTTTGCTGTGGCCATTGGAACTGTCAGGGCTCTTCGACAG GTCTGGCAAAACACGTTTAATTCTTTGCTGGAAATATCCGTCGTTTATCTGACTGCGACGGCTCTGGGGTCAGATGTGGCTACCTGGTGGGGTACTGCAGGTCTTGGACTACAGCTGATGCTGGTGGGAGCCTGCAGGGACAGACTACAGCAGCTACTAAATAAGATATCCTACATGCTGACCCTCACTGTCACAGCGTGGACACTTCCCAAACAGCACCACAAGGCAACAATACCTATCCTTCTTGCACTCGTCATATTACTGCCTGTGGTACTAGCTGTACTGGGGGCTGCAACAATTTTAGCCACTCCATTGCTACCACTCTTCTGTCTTCCTGTGTTCTTGGTGGGCTTTCCGCGGCCATTGCGGTCCTGGCCCAAGGCTGCCAGCACGGCTGCAGCAACCTGCCCTGACTCCGTGTTTTACAAACAACTGACACCTCAGGTAGTGTCAACTCTTGGTGTTACCATGGCTATGGGCACTCTGGGTAATCCATCACCAGGGGACCATTACTTGGTGCGTTTTCAGGACCGTTTGATTTGGGTCCACGTGCTTGAGTGTGGTTACAAATTTTGCACTACGGTATTGAAAGGCCTTGAGCTGCAGGAGACCTCGTGCCACACTGTGGAAGCCACGCGAGTAGATGACGTGTTTCAGGATATTTTTGTGCATGAGGGAAAATGGCCACTGGTTTCATTGAACCAACACGTAGCAAACGTTCTTTGCCCGTGTGACACATTGATCCTCAATACTTACTCAGACGCGAAGAATGTACTGACTGGTGTAATTGATCAGCCAGAAAATTTACGGAGGAATTCGGAAAATTTCTTGAAGACTCTTGTCTGGGTTTTGGTGAATTATTGTAAAGATCGAAAGTTTGAAATCCCGGAACAAACCTCACATCAAGTATCCATTGACATTGCAAAGCAAGAGGTCATGATGTCAGTAGAGGTTTTACCTACTCCAAAACCCAAGGAAGCTTTACTAGTCAGACAAACAAGTCAGGATGATTTGGACATTCCAAATGTTTTCATGAGTTCAACAGATTATCAAGAACCAACAACGAGAGTTACATCACCCAAGAGACGACGAAGCAGCTCTTTGCCCAGTCTTAGCGATAGTGTATGGTCTCAGGAAAGCTTGAAACTGGATGAAAGTCAGACGAGCGATAGAAAACGCAAGCAGTCAGGGAGCGTTGGTGGTCTTCACGTCAAAGACGAAGGGATTGATGATCTCGACGAATCTTTCAATCTAGGTGGTTTTCCAGCACTGGATATTGGACAGGCAAGCGCATCGAAAAATAAAGGCTCAAGCGAAAAGCTCCTTAAAAAAGTCGATCCAGTTTTTAGTGATTTCAATTATGACGTTCTTAGCTATGGAGCTACCAAGAGGGATGCTAAAGCAGGCGCAAGCGATTATATGAAGCCAGTTACTTTTACATCAGAGCATGCCCATAGACTTGATTTGCCACATCATTGGAAGTTTTCCATCCCAGTAGACAAACATAATTTAGACTCTTTATCAGAAAAATTTCCCGATTTCTGGTTCAGACACGTTGTGAAGGGTTTAAAGTTTGGAAACAACAGCAAGGGTATTGCAGAAAGTATCCTTAGTGATTCAACTCTGATAAGCTTCTACCGTCAGTTGACATGCGCGTGTTACGCTATGGTGGAGGTACTTGGATTCCCAGGATCGTCTGCTGTAGCTGCTGGACCTGGTCACGTGCACAAAGTGTACGCTGGCGACGTGCCTTGGTCAATACATGTTGATTGGCTGGAAAAAGAGACGGAGCTTAAATCGCTGATCTTGAAGGCGTACAG ATATGCTTTCAAGTTAACTTACGACGAAGCTGTTCTTGGAGAAGTGACAAGTGAAGATGAACTTGTGGAATACATGACAGAGTATGATAGGGACTGGTACCTAGGCAGTGAGATAGGCCACGAGTGGCAGTTGTCTATCATGGATGAAAAGCCGTTCCTGTTCTCGCTGGGTCGAGACAAAAGCAAG GGCACATACACTAGCCGTGTTCTCACCAAGCAAGAGATAATGGCCCCAGTCGGGCGCCTTAATGGAGAATGCGTTCGAGGCCAGTGGGCCTCGCTAGCTTTAGAACTACTGTACTTAACCAACGATGACGAGGAGCGGTACAGCATCCAGGCTCATCCCACACTCCTCAGGAATCTGACCATCCAAGCTGCGGACCCACCTCTGGGGTATCCAGTGTATTCTTCGGGTGCTGTGTCAGTACCAATTGCGGTAGCCCCTTTATAA
- the LOC131775768 gene encoding TNF receptor-associated factor 5 isoform X2, which translates to MSCVSLTDEGSSTDRTILPSPLCPADRQPLSREQIFPDTACRRKILDLTVKCFHSGCLWTGELREVEEHQSNCLLKVVQCPNSRCTEKVTRQDMGNHMASECSWRIIYCGYCQKLIVFNQQKKHFDICQKFPVHCTNKCGLEEIPRGKLEFHIGEDCPATEVYCEFKKLGCDVKFPRSNTKAHLETHIEQHLNLALRSLETTQRQVKDQSQQIEQLMAKDKDLSQQIERLTAQVKVQDQHIKLLNSPPFVWKISNFQAAYEKALSGKENILTSTFYLSSNGYRLRIQIFSNAYRMRWFPDDFLSSTTYFSFYICVIPGEFDPLLSWPFKEKLRVTLINQNPCEDKEKDIWRVTDFGRVDLPIMRPLTEDNQSCHGVLGPIRADTLQSASFTLNDTIFIMVKKE; encoded by the exons ATGTCTTGTGTGTCACTTACCGATGAAGGATCCAGTACAGATCGTACAAT ACTTCCTTCGCCATTGTGTCCGGCAGACAGGCAGCCATTGTCACGCGAGCAG ATATTTCCTGATACCGCCTGTCGTCGCAAAATCCTAGATCTGACGGTGAAATGTTTTCACTCTGGATGTCTATGGACAGGAGAGTTACGTGAAGTTGAG GAACATCAATCAAACTGCCTGTTAAAAGTGGTACAGTGTCCAAACTCAAGATGTACAGAGAAAGTCACTAGGCAGGACATGGGGAACCACATGGCATCTGAATGTTCTTGGAGGATAATATATTGTGGATATTGTCAAAAATTAATTGTCTTTAATCAACAAAAG AAACATTTCGATATCTGCCAAAAGTTCCCAGTTCATTGTACCAACAAGTGTGGCTTAGAAGAGATTCCACGAGGAAAG CTGGAATTTCATATTGGCGAGGATTGTCCTGCAACTGAGGTTTATTGCGAATTCAAGAAATTGGGATGCGACGTTAAG TTCCCAAGATCAAACACCAAAGCTCATTTGGAGACACACATTGAACAACACTTGAACTTGGCCCTTCGCAGCCTTGAGACCACTCAGCGTCAGGTTAAGGATCAGTCACAGCAGATTGAACAACTGATGGCCAAAGATAAAGATTTGTCACAGCAGATTGAACGACTGACTGCTCAGGTCAAAGTTCAAGATCAACATATTAAGCTCCTGAATAGTCCTCCATTTgtgtggaaaatttcaaatttccagGCTGCTTATGAGAAAGCATTGAGtggaaaggaaaacattttaacaagtacattttatctttcttcaaaCGGGTACAGACTGAGAATCCAAATTTTCTCTAATGCCTATAGGATGAGGTGGTTCCCAGACGATTTTTTGTCTAGTACAACATACTTTTCTTTCTATATTTGTGTTATTCCAGGAGAATTTGATCCGCTATTATCCTGGCCATTCAAGGAAAAGTTGCGAGTAACGTTGATCAATCAAAACCCGTGCGAGGATAAGGAGAAAGATATATGGCGCGTAACTGACTTTGGAAGGGTAGATTTGCCCATAATGAGGCCTCTTACTGAAGATAACCAAAGTTGCCATGGCGTGCTTGGCCCCATTCGTGCCGACACGTTACAATCTGCATCTTTCACACTGAACGATACAATTTTCATAATGGTGAAAAAAGAGTAG